The Mycosarcoma maydis chromosome 13, whole genome shotgun sequence region ACGGTTTACtatcacgatccacgatccgatccacgatttgtgattcgaTTGATGGTgaaagattcacgatgatGCACGAGTGATTGGCGTCAAAGCTTTTTAAGCACAACCTTGTTTCCAGGCAAGTTGGAATTTCGTGTTTCCCGTTTTtgacaagcacgaagcgcgaaggtgtcagtcgtgaatcacgaatcacgaataatgTCACATGTTGCAGCTTGAATTCTCCGCggtggaatcgtgaatcgcgaatagAGAGAGCTTCAACCCTGTTGGTGTGGCGTTTAAGTGTTCTGaaatgaatcacgaatctgtaGCTcgctgcaatcacgaatcacgaatcacgaatcacgaatcacgaatcacgaataactATCTTGAATCACCCGCGCCATGCAAGGGGTCCCTGGCTCGTAcctcgcttccaccaagAGGCAAGAAACAGGACACTAGACACACTCCACCACCTTCACCACCAACCAAACATCAAGATGGAGACCTATACCATCAAGACGCCTCGACCCTGATTGTCGACTTGATCTTCGCCCACAATCACCATCTTCCTCTGCCGTCGCTGCGAAGCGCAGACTCGACAGCAATCCAACCAATGTCGCTTGACCGCTTCGTCCTTATCGTGGCGTTGTTGCTGACGCTCTCGGCGGTCAACGCCGCGCTTCATACATCTCGGACGATTGTAGCAACACGCCTGCAACATTGTCTCTCTCAAGCGGGCATCGACTTCATCTCAGCCGAAACTAGTTCAGCAGAGGTCTATTACCAAGCATCTGCTTCGGACAATGTCGTCTTTCACTACAATCCTACGTTGATCGCTTATCCTAATTCAACATCTCATGTGCAGCAGACTGTGCTGTGTACATCTAAACATTCTgatgctgccatcgctgcgCGAAGTGGAGGTCATTCGTTTGCAGGCTTTGGAAGTGGTGGCAGAGATGGGTCGGTTGtcatcgatctcgctcgtctcaaCTCTGTTGCTTCACATCCAGAGACGGCTACCGTCCAAGTCGGTCCTGGTGCTCGTCTAGGAGATGTAGTAAAAGGCCTGTGGCATCAAGGTGGTGCTCGCCGCGCCATGTCCACAGGCACATGTGCCGCCGTAGGTGTCGGTGGGCTCAGTCTCTGTGGCGGCTTTGGACCCATGTCAAGAAAGTGGGGCCTCACGACCGACAATATCCTAGAAGCTGACCTTGTGCTGGCCAATGGAACCATGGTCACCATCTCCGAACACACACATCCGGATCTTTTATGGGCGATACGTGGAAGCGGCTCATTCTTCGGAATCGTCACTCGCTTCCTGTTCAAATCATACGACGCTTCGAGCCCTGTTGTCTCTTTCGAGTACCGATGGACACCGTCTCTAGACAAGGCAGACCAAGCCGTCGCAGTTATGCTGGCAGCTCAAGCCCTATCCCTACAACGAAAACTATCCAACGATCTCGGCCTCCACGTTCAGCTGCGCAAGCCTTCGCAGAGCGACCCGCAACCTTCTGATGGTCGTCCAGTGTCAATCGAGATCAAGGGCATCTATCTCGGTCCAGTGGCGGAATGGGACAGGCTTCAAGCAAAGCTGAAAGAAGAGCTCAGCTCTAACGCTGCACCGCAGCCAGACACCGAACTTGTGACAGTTGGCAGCTACCTCGAGCTCATGCGAGATTGGGATGACTTTGGTAAGGGTGAGCACAAACTCGACACTCAAGCGATACACAAGCAGCATAATAACTTTGTCACAAAGTCGTCACTCACTCTAGAACGCAAGAAGGGCTTTTCCAAGCAAGCTTTGCGACCCCTCTTCGACTACTTATGggagacgagcttgacagCGGGTCAGGACGTGGAGCTACCGGACGGCAGGCATGTCTTTTGGGCCTGGAACATCTACTTTGAGCTTTTTGGTGGCGGAAGCCCGGCTCATGCCCAAGAGGCTGCCAAACAACGGAGCAGCTTTCCGCATCGCGACGGCCTTTGGCTGATTCAATCTGCCGTCGGTACTCTCGCACACATGGATCTGGCTCGCTCCGGCCATGCCTATGCCCGCCAGCTCGATGCACACATCAATCGCGCCATCGAAATCTCCCGTCTGGGCCGCGGTGGCTACTCATGCtacgtcgatgccgagctaGAGGAACAAGAGTGGAAACAGTTATACTATGGCTCTTCCATACCGCGCCTCGAAGCTATCAAAATGCAGGTCGACCCAGACAATCTGTTTCGCAACCCGCAGACGCTGGGCAGCCGCAAAGAGATTCAGGCGAGGCGGTACACAGCGTAGCACCGTCAAGTGTCAGACGATGACACAGCTCTTCGTCGGCTGTCACAGTTGAAAAATACTCTCACGAGTTCTCCATAGCGACATGCCGTTGCCTAGGATCTTGTCTCTTGCAATTCTGGGTCAAGCTCCTGTCTCGGTCTTTGCATCGGATATCATCATACTCAGGATGGCTACCAACCGCATCGTCCGCCTCATTGCGACAGGTAAAGAGCTCTGCAGCTTGTTGAGTGTAGTCTAGCCCGTCTCAACCTGTCGATGCTCGCCAGGCTCGGGAGTTGCAAGATGAAGCATGGTATCAAATgtcttgcgctgctgcctttTGCGACAACACGCTAGGAGATCTGCCAAAACACTGTTCCGGCTTCTCAGGCTATGCACCCTCCTAAACTTCGAAGTGCGTATTAGCAAACGTAGTCGGAAGATGATTAGAGTGGTAAAAACTCCCACAAACCTGATCGATTCGGGGATATGTTGAcggcgatgatgctgaTACAGGTAAAATCTCCGAACGAAGCTGACGACTCTCATTGCTTGCTGAACGAACGGATCGCGCAAAGAAAGCCCATAGACGCGGGCTGTGAAGCAGGAAGCTTCACGGCTTTCGGGCGCGAGCTCATGCTCGATTGCGAGTTTCATCACCGATGGGATTCATAGTGTAAACCAATCTTGACAAGCAAACGTATCTTTAAAGAAGGCAGTTGCAGTGCATGTACGATTCTCCCATGCAAAGCACGTTGTTGCTCCCGGCTTGCTTGCCACCGTTCAGCGCTTGAGGCGTATAGCGTTGATACCCAACAAGGCCGCCAGGTAGAAACTCTCCGACTAAAGGCCTTCCAAAGGGTTGGATGCAACGTGACCAATTTCGTCAAGGCAGACTGACGAACTATACTTGATCACGGATAACGCCCCGCGAGCCCACTACCATGGCCAGCACCTACGCCATCACGTTTGTTGGTCAGCACCTCAGCCGCCTGTAAGAGATCGACAAGACGGGCAACTCTGGGCTGCTGCCGATTGTGCATGGCTATtccagcaagctcaaggcaGTCTGCACCAACGAGTCACTGGCCGGCATCGAGCGCTGTCG contains the following coding sequences:
- a CDS encoding uncharacterized protein (related to 6-hydroxy-D-nicotine oxidase), translated to MSLDRFVLIVALLLTLSAVNAALHTSRTIVATRLQHCLSQAGIDFISAETSSAEVYYQASASDNVVFHYNPTLIAYPNSTSHVQQTVLCTSKHSDAAIAARSGGHSFAGFGSGGRDGSVVIDLARLNSVASHPETATVQVGPGARLGDVVKGLWHQGGARRAMSTGTCAAVGVGGLSLCGGFGPMSRKWGLTTDNILEADLVLANGTMVTISEHTHPDLLWAIRGSGSFFGIVTRFLFKSYDASSPVVSFEYRWTPSLDKADQAVAVMLAAQALSLQRKLSNDLGLHVQLRKPSQSDPQPSDGRPVSIEIKGIYLGPVAEWDRLQAKLKEELSSNAAPQPDTELVTVGSYLELMRDWDDFGKGEHKLDTQAIHKQHNNFVTKSSLTLERKKGFSKQALRPLFDYLWETSLTAGQDVELPDGRHVFWAWNIYFELFGGGSPAHAQEAAKQRSSFPHRDGLWLIQSAVGTLAHMDLARSGHAYARQLDAHINRAIEISRLGRGGYSCYVDAELEEQEWKQLYYGSSIPRLEAIKMQVDPDNLFRNPQTLGSRKEIQARRYTA